The stretch of DNA GGAAGAAGCCCGGCGATGTTTTAATTGCGGGATCTGTACCGAATGTAATACCTGTTTGACCTTCTGTCCGGATTTGGCCCTTTCCAAAGAGGGGGGACACTACCAAATCGATTATAACTACTGTAAGGGATGCGGGGTTTGCGTTGAAGAGTGTCCCCGGGGCGTTTTATCAATGGAAATTGAGAAAAGGATGGATTTGTGAAGGCGTCGATAACAGGGAATGAAGCCGTTTCTTATGGGGCCATGCTGGCCCGGGTAAAGGTCATTGCGGCCTATCCGATTACCCCCCAGACGACCATCGTCGAAGAGCTTTCGAAGTTCTGTGCGGACGGCAGGTTGGATGCGGACTTTGTGAAAGTGGAATCCGAACATTCAGCCATGGCTTGCTGCATAGGGGCGACAGCAACCGGTGTGCGGACCTTTACCGCAACCAGCAGCCACGGTCTTCTTTATATGCATGAAGGTCTGCACTGGGCGGCCGGGGCCAGACTTCCCATTGTCATGGCCAATGTCAACCGGTCAGTCGGTGCCCCCTGGTCTATCCGGTGCGACCAGAATGACAGCCTCTCGCAGCGGGATACGGGCTGGATACAGCTCTATTGTGAAGACAACCAGGAAGTCATGGATACCATTGTCCAGGCCTACAAAGTAGCTGAAAGGGTCTCTTTGCCCTGCATGATTCTGTTGGAGGGTTTTTCTCTCTCCCATACGACGGACATCGTGGAGATCCTCGATCAGGAACTGGTCGATCGGTATCTGGCCGACAGCCAACCGGAAAACAGGTTGGACCTGGAGGATCCCCATTCCTTCTGCGGGACCTGTTCCCCTGTTCCCAATGCCTATTTCAATTTTCGCTATCACCAGCAGAAGGCCATGGAAGAGGCCAAAGCGGTTTTTAAGGCCGCCGATGAGGAATTTCACCAGGTCTTTGGCCGCCGATACGGGCCTTTGGAAACTTATCGTT from Deltaproteobacteria bacterium encodes:
- the porA gene encoding pyruvate ferredoxin oxidoreductase, producing the protein MLARVKVIAAYPITPQTTIVEELSKFCADGRLDADFVKVESEHSAMACCIGATATGVRTFTATSSHGLLYMHEGLHWAAGARLPIVMANVNRSVGAPWSIRCDQNDSLSQRDTGWIQLYCEDNQEVMDTIVQAYKVAERVSLPCMILLEGFSLSHTTDIVEILDQELVDRYLADSQPENRLDLEDPHSFCGTCSPVPNAYFNFRYHQQKAMEEAKAVFKAADEEFHQVFGRRYGPLETYRCEEAEVVLVTSGTITSTARDTVDDLRKSGQRIGLIKIKMFRPFPSDEIAALLAPYEKVAVIDRNLSSGQGGIFAAEIKAALYNRKKRPALFGFVAGLGGMDVTPSLIEDMIRFTLENESPPADILWAA